The Verrucomicrobiota bacterium genomic sequence CCGAATTCCGCCGTCGATCAGGACCGGCATTTTGCCGGCCACGGCCTCCAACACTTCCGGCAAGCTGTCCAATGTTCCCCAGCCGCTTTCCTCGGCCCGGCCGCCGTGATTGGAAACCAGGATGCCATCGACCCCATGTTCCACGCTCAGACGGGCGTCCTCACGCGTGACAATGCCTTTGAGGACGATTTTCATCGTGGTCTCTTGGCGCAGCCGATCCACGAAATCCCAGGTCAAGCCCGCGTAAAGATTGCTCGTGACGCCGGTTGTGTTGAGGCCTTGATACATCGGTTTGTGGCGTCCGAACACTCTTGGTGAATGGCATTCCGCGCAGTCGCGATCGTCGGTGCGCCGAAACCGCTGAAACGTCTCGGTGCTGCGGAAGCTGAGTTGATCCACCGTGACCGTCACCACGCGACAGCCCGCGGCCTGCACGCGCTTCAGCAATCCCCGTGTCACTTCCCAACTGGAAGTCGGGTACAACTGATACCACACCGGACTTCCGTAGGCCGCGTTCACGTCTTCGATGGAGCTTGTGGTTTGGGTCGAGAGGATCATTTGATGTCGTTGAGCTTTGGCGCCCCGGGCGACGGCAACTTCTCCGTCGTCGTGAAAAGCTTTCTGGCTGCCCACGGGAGCCAGCAGAATCGGAGACGCCAGTTCCTCGCCCAAGAGCCGCGTAGAAGCGTCGATCTGCCGCACATCGACCAAACGCCGAGGGCGAATGTGGTACTTGGAAAATGCCGAGCGATTGGCCCGCAGCGTGGCGTCGTCTTCGACGCCGGTCGCCAGATAACCCCAGTGTGCTGGAGGAAGTTTGGCTCGCGCCGCGGTTTCAAAATTGAAAACGTTCAAAGCCGCTTCGGGCGAAGCGATCACCGGTTCGACGGCGGCCGCCGCGTGAGTTTCTGAGAGGGATCCCTCGGACAAGAGCAGCCGCGCGGCCGGCGCGAACAGAGGGCTGCCGGCCAGAAACTTCAAGAACGCGCGGCGGTTGGCGAGAGCGGCATGGGATTGGGGAGAGCGAAGTGTGCGCATACGCTTTGGTTCCGATCCCATTTGACATTAAGAATCACAACGCGGCAAGCTGCCACCAAATTAACCACGGATTACACGGATGAACACAGATTGGAACGTCGTTGGCTCAACTCACCCCCTTCCCTATCCGTGTGAATCGTGCAATCCGTGGTTAAAACTGCAAAGAAAGGCTGCACTATGAAGCACTGGACACGGCGAAATTTCGTGAAAGCGTCAGGCGCAAGTCTTGCCAGCCTGGCGTCTTTGAACCTTCCGAACACGTTCGCGCAAAGTTCACCCAACGAGCGCATCCGCCACGCGGTCATCGGCACCGGCGGCCAGGGAACTGGCCATTGCCGGGCCTTTGCCAAGTTGAAAGATTGCGAGGTTGTGGCCGTTTGCGATCTCGATCCGGCCCGGCGTGACAAAGCCGCGGCCAGCTTGCCCAACGCCAGTCACGTGAAGAAATACGACGACTTCCGGCGGTTGCTGGAGGACAAATCGATCGATACCGTGAGCATCGCGACCTGCGACCACTGGCACACGCCGATCGCGTTGGCGGCGATTCTGGCCGGCAAACACGTTTATGTGGAGAAACCTTGCAGCCACAACGTGCAGGAGAGCCGGTTGCTGGTGAAAGCTGCCCGGCAATACAAAATCTGCGTCCAACACGGCACGCAACGGCGAAGTTCCGGCGAGGCGATGGCGGCGGTTCAGGCCTTGCGCGATGGCGTCATCGGAAAAGTCCTGGTCGGCAAAGCCATCAACCATCAGTTGCGCAAGCCGATCGGCCGCGCCCCGGTGAGCCAGCCGCCGGCGGGCGTGAACTACGACTTCTGGCTGGGCCCGGCGCCGGCGCGCGCATTCACGAATAATCGCTGGCACTACAACTGGCACTGGTTTTGGGATTACGGCTGCGGCGACCTCGGCAACGACGGCATCCATCAAGTCGATGTCGCGCGTTGGGGCCTCGGGGTCGATTACCCGAAGGCCGTGGTTTGCTCCGGCGGGCAACTGTTCTACGACGACGATCATGAAACGCCGGACACGCAAACCGTCATCTGCGAATATGAGAAGTGCCATCTCATTTACGAAATGCGGCTCTTCACGCCTTACGCGCTCGAAGGCCACGACAACGGCAACGTCTTTTACGGAACGGAGGGCAAATTGGAGATCGGCCGCAAAGGCGCCGTCGTGACCCTGAAGGACGGCGCGGTCAAGAAAATCGACGGGGCCGGTGAGAACAACATGGAAAACTTTCTCGCGGCGGTCCGGGCCAACGATCCCTCCCGGTTGAATGCGCGCATCGATCTCGGCGCCATTTCGGCCGATCTCTGTCATCTCGGCAACATCGGCACGCGCCTGGGCGGCCAGCGTCTTGAATACGATTACGTCTCCGGAAGAATCACCCGCTGCGGCGGGCGCGAAGCCGAGGCCAACGCGCTGCTCACTCGCCCTTATCGCGCCGGATACGAACTCCCGTACGGCGGTTGAGGCAACGTGGTTCAATGCCGTTGAGGCGGCCTTAGCGTAGGGCAGGCATCCTGCCTGCCTATTCTGCGTCGTTCCCCACCATAGCAGCAAAAAGCAGGCTGGAAGCCCGCCCTACTTTGTAGGAACTCAGTCCGCACGCGGTTTCCAGATTCCACGAAGCAGTAAAGCGATGCGTTGCGGGATCGCGTTTGATCCTGCTGAATACAAAACCCACTCGCGGCGGTGTCTTGATTAGTGTGAAAGAACGCACGTCTCCTGAACCGACGCCTACACAGGAGTCTCGACCTCCCTCTTACCGCGTCTGGCTCATCGCGGTGGGCGGTTTGCTGGTCATTCTGTTTGGACTCTTCCAGCGGCCTGGCCGGCGCGAGCAGGCTCCCGCGAATACCGCACTAGAGGCACCGCGATCTGGTTCCCCGTCTCAAGCTCCGGTCTCGACGCGTCCCAGAATCGAGATCGCTTCGTGGCCGAGTCGATCATACGACAACGTGTCCACAGCCACATCATCGTCACGCAGAACGGTCTCGCGGATTCGGGTTACCTGGATTACTTACGTCGATTTGCTTTACGGCGAGCGATTGAGCACGCTGACCAAAGACGAGAGCCAACGCGCGTTCAAAAGTTACATGGACGACGCGCTCAAACGCCTGGACCACGACGAAAAATTTCCCAACGAGCCAAAGCAAATTCGCCCCGGCGAGAATGTCCGCAGAAACAGACTACCCCAAAGACTGGGCGGCAATTCAATCTGTTCTGAAATCCGAACGCTCTGGTGCTGTGCCGTGAACCGGGTAAGGACGGATTCTCCTCCGTCCCTCACTCCGTCCCTGACCTTACTCTGCGAATCGAAAAGAGCCATTCCAGGGACGCGGTGGAACGCGTCCTTACCCGTTCAAGGGGCTGTGCATGGCCAGGAAGATCGCGGTAGGGCGAGCCTGTCCCCAGCGAGCCAAGTCGGACGCGTTCCACGCACGTCGAGCGGCTCGCCGGGACGGACTCGCCCTACCGGTTCGCAGTCTCTGAAGTCACAGCCAGCCGCGCTTGTTTTTCCGACAGAAGGATAAGCTGACCAAGCCGCCGCCAACGCGTTTCTTCTCGCTTCGCGCTCATCACCCACCAGCAGGCCATTCGCTGATAGCCCGGTGGTTGTGCCCGGAAGAATTCCCAGGCCTTTGGGTTCGTCCGGAATTCCTTCTCGTGGGCGCCTTCGAACTTTTGAGGCCGGTCTTGAACGGAGTAGCCCGACTTCCTGCGGTCCCGCGCCTCAAACGCCTTCAAGCCCGGCGCCGTCATCCGGCCCGATTTCTTCAAGGCCTCGGCGCGCCGCATATTGATCAGGCTCCAGTTGCTTTTGGCTTTCCGGGGAGAGAAGCGATGCGTGTAACTCAACTCGTCCACGCGCTTCTTGATGCCATCGATCCAGCCAAAACAGAGCGCTTCATGATAAGTGATGCCGGTCTTGCCGGAGTCCTTCTTGTAAAAGCCGACCCAGAGCTCGGACACTTTGGCGTGGTTCGCTTCCAGCCACCGGCGAAATTCAGACGGCGCTTTGAAATAGACGATTTTCATTCCGGACTGTCGTCACTCTTTTGGCTCTCTTGGCCGGAACGATTCAGATTCAGATTCAGATGGGGAGCGCACGCGCCCTAGTTCCCAACTGAATCGTTCCGCTTTTAGCGCTTTAACGACTCCTGCGCGCGCCCGGTCATGGGCACGAAGCGCACAGGCAAAACCGCTTCGCGCCGCAACTGGCCGTCCGCGGCTTTGGTATAGATCACGAGGTCTTGTTCGGCCACGCCTTCGGGCACCACCAGGCGGGCGCCAGGCTTCAATTGATCGATCAATGGGCGTGGCACGCGCGGCGGCGCCGCGGTGACGATAATGCCGTCGAACGGCGCCGCCTCCGGCCAACCCAGATAGCCGTCACCCGCTCGAACCTGGACGCTCTTGTAATTCAGCCGCGCCAGCGTCGCGCGGGCGCGCTCGGCCAGACTGGGAATGATTTCGATGGTATAGACTTCGACACCAAGTTCCGCGAGCACGGCGGCCTGATAGCCTGAACCAGTCCCGATTTCGAGGACGCGCTGGCCTCGCTTGAGCCGCAACGCCTCGGTCATGAAAGCGACTATGTACGGCTGGGAAATGGTTTGATCCTCGCCAATGGGGAGCGGGTGATCGTTGTACGCATGGTCGCGAAGCCGTTCCGGGACGAATTCATGCCGCGGCACGCGGCGCATCGCGACGAGCACCTCGGGATCTTTGACGCCGCGCGCTTCGATCTGGTCGCGCACCATGGCTTCACGAAGGGCTTCGCGCGAATCGCCTCCGGCGAGCGGAAGGCCGGTCTGAACTTGCGGTCCGCCGCATCCGGCCAGTGCCACGACGAGCAATGGACAGGATTTGAACAGCCGCGAGTTCATGAGCCGGAGCCGGCCTGAGATCGCCGGACAAACCTTCCGGCTGCGTGGCCGGGCGTGGCTTCGGAGGAACATGAAGGAACGATATCATGAAAGGACTTTTCCCACCACCTGGCGTTCCACGACGCCAGTAAGCCGCTGGTCCAATCCGGAGTGAAAATAGGTCAACTGACGGTGATCCAGCCCCATCAAGTGCAGAATCGTGGCGTGCAAATCGGAAACGTGAACCGGCTCCTGCGCCGCCTTGAAGCCGAACTCATCCGTCGCGCCGATGGCCTGGCCGCCCTTGACACCGGCGCCCGCCAGCCACATCGAGAAGCCGTGCCAATCGTGATCCCGGCCCGGTTTGCCCACGCCTTCGCTCGTGGGGGTGCGGCCAAATTCCCCGCCCCAGATCAGGAGCGTTTCGTCCCAGAGCCCGAGGCGCTTGAGGTCCGCCATCAACGCCGCGATCGGTTGGTCGGTTTCGCCCGCGTGCAGTTTGTGATTCGTGATGCAATCGTTGTGGCCGTCCCAGGTGTCTTCGATGTGGCCGCCGCCGGAATACAATTGGATGAACCGCACACCGCGCTCCAAAAGCCGGCGCGTGATCAGGCATTTCCGGCCGAAGTCCGCGGTGCGCGGCTCGTTCAGGCCGTACATCGCTTTCGTCGCTTCCGTTTCCCGGCGGAGATCGACCACTTCCGCCGCCGCCGTTTGCATGCGGAACGACAGTTCATACGACTCGATCCGGGCCGCGAGTTCGGATTCATGCGCGCGCAACGCGAAGTGTTCCTCATTGAGTTGTTTGAGCAAATCGAGGCTGTGGCGCTGCGTGCGCTCGGTCGTGCCGGCGGGCGTCGCCAGGTCGAGCAACGGCGTGCCCTGGCTGCGGAAGAGCGTCCCTTGATATGCGGCGGGCATGTAGCCGCCC encodes the following:
- a CDS encoding DUF1501 domain-containing protein; translated protein: MNSTRFDPNVTPCGRTRREFLWQVGGGFAGLALIDLLTRSGFFTAKAATGGNPSEHPLAPKPPHFPTKARHAVFLFMNGAPSQVDTFDPKPALTQWHGQPYSGDAKVGSNGRPIGHLMQSPFEFRKHGQSGLEISSLFPCTAQFADDLCVIRSMYTDTAAHASGCLQMNSGSVFIGKPSLGAWLSYGLGSMNENLPSFVVMTDPRGGPIGSASNWSGGYMPAAYQGTLFRSQGTPLLDLATPAGTTERTQRHSLDLLKQLNEEHFALRAHESELAARIESYELSFRMQTAAAEVVDLRRETEATKAMYGLNEPRTADFGRKCLITRRLLERGVRFIQLYSGGGHIEDTWDGHNDCITNHKLHAGETDQPIAALMADLKRLGLWDETLLIWGGEFGRTPTSEGVGKPGRDHDWHGFSMWLAGAGVKGGQAIGATDEFGFKAAQEPVHVSDLHATILHLMGLDHRQLTYFHSGLDQRLTGVVERQVVGKVLS
- a CDS encoding bacteriocin-protection protein, coding for MKIVYFKAPSEFRRWLEANHAKVSELWVGFYKKDSGKTGITYHEALCFGWIDGIKKRVDELSYTHRFSPRKAKSNWSLINMRRAEALKKSGRMTAPGLKAFEARDRRKSGYSVQDRPQKFEGAHEKEFRTNPKAWEFFRAQPPGYQRMACWWVMSAKREETRWRRLGQLILLSEKQARLAVTSETANR
- a CDS encoding Gfo/Idh/MocA family oxidoreductase gives rise to the protein MKHWTRRNFVKASGASLASLASLNLPNTFAQSSPNERIRHAVIGTGGQGTGHCRAFAKLKDCEVVAVCDLDPARRDKAAASLPNASHVKKYDDFRRLLEDKSIDTVSIATCDHWHTPIALAAILAGKHVYVEKPCSHNVQESRLLVKAARQYKICVQHGTQRRSSGEAMAAVQALRDGVIGKVLVGKAINHQLRKPIGRAPVSQPPAGVNYDFWLGPAPARAFTNNRWHYNWHWFWDYGCGDLGNDGIHQVDVARWGLGVDYPKAVVCSGGQLFYDDDHETPDTQTVICEYEKCHLIYEMRLFTPYALEGHDNGNVFYGTEGKLEIGRKGAVVTLKDGAVKKIDGAGENNMENFLAAVRANDPSRLNARIDLGAISADLCHLGNIGTRLGGQRLEYDYVSGRITRCGGREAEANALLTRPYRAGYELPYGG
- a CDS encoding protein-L-isoaspartate(D-aspartate) O-methyltransferase → MNSRLFKSCPLLVVALAGCGGPQVQTGLPLAGGDSREALREAMVRDQIEARGVKDPEVLVAMRRVPRHEFVPERLRDHAYNDHPLPIGEDQTISQPYIVAFMTEALRLKRGQRVLEIGTGSGYQAAVLAELGVEVYTIEIIPSLAERARATLARLNYKSVQVRAGDGYLGWPEAAPFDGIIVTAAPPRVPRPLIDQLKPGARLVVPEGVAEQDLVIYTKAADGQLRREAVLPVRFVPMTGRAQESLKR
- a CDS encoding alpha-hydroxy-acid oxidizing protein, which codes for MRTLRSPQSHAALANRRAFLKFLAGSPLFAPAARLLLSEGSLSETHAAAAVEPVIASPEAALNVFNFETAARAKLPPAHWGYLATGVEDDATLRANRSAFSKYHIRPRRLVDVRQIDASTRLLGEELASPILLAPVGSQKAFHDDGEVAVARGAKAQRHQMILSTQTTSSIEDVNAAYGSPVWYQLYPTSSWEVTRGLLKRVQAAGCRVVTVTVDQLSFRSTETFQRFRRTDDRDCAECHSPRVFGRHKPMYQGLNTTGVTSNLYAGLTWDFVDRLRQETTMKIVLKGIVTREDARLSVEHGVDGILVSNHGGRAEESGWGTLDSLPEVLEAVAGKMPVLIDGGIRRGTDVFKALALGARAVCIGRPYIWGLAAFGQAGVEKVLNLLRLELDLAMKHAGTRTLRDITRNCVG